Proteins encoded by one window of Salvelinus sp. IW2-2015 unplaced genomic scaffold, ASM291031v2 Un_scaffold6685, whole genome shotgun sequence:
- the LOC112079009 gene encoding zinc finger protein 391-like: CLSLAGERPDSHSDSGESHSGEPDPETSKPARRHHCSQCGKSFKLSQHLKSHKRTHTGEKPYHCSQCGKCFTRLDYLKSHKQIHSGEKPYSCSYCGKSIRWLGTLRSHERIHTQKXLYQCSLCGKRFTQLEALIMHDRTHTGGDKTYHCSQCGKRFNWLRQLNKHERIHTQEEKTYHCSHCGKTFSQLEDLKSHEKIERLCSDLSF; the protein is encoded by the coding sequence ACAGCGGGGAGAGTCATTCAGGGGAACCAGACCCAGAGACGTCCAAACCAGCGAGACGACACCactgttcccagtgtggaaaaagttttaaactatcACAACACCTGAAATcacacaagagaacacacacaggagaaaagccttaccactgttcccagtgtggaaagtgttTTACACGGTTAGATTACCTGAAAAGTCATAAGCAAATACactctggagagaagccttactcctgttCCTATTGTGGAAAAAGTATTAGGTGGTTAGGGACTCTGAGATCGCATGAgcgaatacacacacaaaaaYAGCTATACCAATGTTCCTTGTGTGGAAAGCGGTTTACCCAGTTAGAAGCCCTGATTATGcatgacaggacacacacaggaggggaTAAGACKtaccactgctcccagtgtggaaagagatttaATTGGTTAAGGCAGCTGAATAAGCATGAAAGAATAcatacacaggaggagaagacatacCACTGCTCTCATTGTGGAAAGACATTTTCCCAGTTAGAGGACCTGAAATCACATGAGAAAATAGAGAGGCTGTGTTCTGACTTGAGTTTTTGA